The window CTCTTAAGATTTAGCTAAAGGCAGATTGAAGAGTAAATTTTGTGGCTTGAGCTTGAGCTGCTTCTCATTATTCATGGCAATACACATGTAGACAGGCTTACCGGCTTGGGATTGGGTGACAGCGGCCTCGTCAATAAAGTCCAAGCGGAATAAACAAATCACTTTTTCTAATTCATCTGAGTCTACTGGCTCTTTGTTGTAGAGCTTATTCAAAATATCAGTAGCAGAAGCATCTAGGCCAACGTGCCAAGACCATTTTGGATCGGTGATTTGTTGCATCGGGGTAATGCGTACTTGTGGGCCTAAAAAATGCTGTATCCATTTTTCAAGCACTCGACAAAAATGGTTAATGGGAGGCTGACCAAAGTTCAGTTGCACTGCAAAATCATGGTCCTCATCTTTATCCCAGTAGAGATCTGCATTTTCTTCATGTAGGACATCCAAATCAATCGATCGCATCGACATGGATTTTCCTTTCAGGAGATCCATGATGTTGCCGGTCTCTCCCGCTTGGGCATTCTGAGTCACTACCTCATCATCCGCGCCCATGACTACACCCTCCTCTAGAACGCTAATTTTTTGCGTCCTAAAAAAGAGTTCACCCATACGCGCATCCAAGGGATGGCATTCCTCACCCAAAATATGCCTAATGAAGATTTGCGCCAGTTGCGAGATAAACAAAGGGGGCACATCTACACCCTCACCCTTGAACAAGCTCATATAAAAATTTTCCAAAGAGCTGGCGGCCAGCAACTTGCTGCGATATCGAAGCCAGACCTGATAGTTCACCTGAATATCCGGATCCGCCATTGCGGCAATTTCTTGATCCGTAATCACTGCGCGAGGATTCTCACTCAAACGCTGATGTAGGGCACGCTCCGCACTGCATGACTCAGGAACCAAATTTAACTCCGGGCGCAGCAAATAGGTCCGTAGAAATTCATCCGTGACTAATAGTTGATTATCAGAACCCACTAACAGGGTTTTATATGGAGAATGGGGCCAGAAGTTTGTCATGATGGTTTGCTCGAACAAAAAGATTACGCTCAGAATATACTAGGCCTTCCATTTCAGCCAAAGAGAAAGATAAATATGAGCGAACTCAAACAAATAGATACCGTTGTAGGTGAAGGCAAAGAAGCGGTTGCGGGCAACCATGTAGACGTGCATTACACCGGCTGGTTGTTTGATGAAAAGGCAGCAGACCATAAGGGTCAGAAGTTTGATAGCTCCCTCGACCGCGGACAGCTATTTAGCTTTCCTCTAGGCGCTGGCCATGTGATTAAGGGCTGGGATCAGGGCGTACAAGGCATGAAGATCGGCGGCAAACGCACCCTCATCATCCCTGCAGAAATGGGCTATGGTGCACGTGGGGCTGGTGGTGTCATCCCGCCAAATGCAACACTAATATTTGATGTGGAACTGCACGGAGTCAATTAATTCAGCAGACGATAAGACCGCATTAGTACTAAGGCCACTCAGTTCAATTGAACTCAGTGGCCTTTATTTTTCTTACGGCAAAATTAAAAAATTAAGAACGTAAGGCTTTGCCATTCAAGGTGAGCTTACTTGGGGCTGTCGGCTGACAGAGGCTAATTAAACGATTTCTCTCAGCCATGACCTTATCGGCGTAGCCGCCGTCGTTTTCAGCATTAGCAGCACCGACGTAGTATTTCAAACCGGAGCGCAGTGAACCAGTAGTAGCAATTAAATACTTCAGGATGTACGCGCCCACCCGGATGTTGACCTCAGGCTTCACTGCATCCGTCTCACCACCATACAAAGCGTACTTATCTTTGTGAATCGAGGTCATTACTTGCATCAAGCCTTCTGCACCGGCATGGCTTTTTATTAGGGGGTTGAAGTTCGATTCCACGGAAATTACCGCGAGCAACAACACAGGGTCAATATTGACTTCTTTAGCGATCAATACGGTATTGGAAACATATTCCTCAATCTTGGCGCGATCGAGCTTGTACTTCTTCTCAAAGAAGTCAGCGACGGCACGTTGATTTTGAATGGACACCATCAGTTTTGAATCAAGGGCCTGAGGGTCAATCTTTGAGGTCGGGATGCGGTCCGATAAATGTGAAATCGGTCTTACCTGTGCTTTAGCTACAGAAGGCATCAAGAGGGCAACGGTCTGCTGCTTTGCGCTCATCAAGCCGACACCTGGAGTGGCAGAGGCCTTGCCATAGATCACAGTGGCGATTTCTTTGTCAGCTAGCGCCCTTGGGGTTTCCTCTTGATACTGATCGAGCATCCCAAAACCATTTTGCCAAACCATGACACGGGCCTCGTCTGGAACCAAGATACGGGCTAAATCAAAGGCGCCGGCTTGAGTACCATTACCCGAAAGCCACAGCCCAACGATCATGAATACTGTCATGATCAATAAACCGTTCAACACCCGATAGACAGGGGAAAGTGCATGAGCTAACAAGGCCTTAGCGCCAGCTGTTGCCGGCTGCACTAGTTGCATGTCACTCAAAGTAGTAGAAAAACTTTTAATCATTCATGGTCTTGCAGCGCCTCAAAAAACCATACTGCTGATTTATGTTGCACTGCAATAAGTAAAAAACATGAGTCATCCTAAGAAGGTTCTTATATCAAGTCAAGAATATAGAAAGCCATTTCGATAACTTATAGGTCTTGAAATACCCTCGATCTTCATATTACTTCCTTAAATTGATAATAAATCGTTTAATTTCAGTAACTTATAGAAGTTAGTGAGGACTTATTTCATATAATAAAAAAGAGGTGAAAAGTAGACTTTTTTACTATTTTGGAGCCCCAAAGGAAGGCTCCAACCCATACATCTAGTATTTGGCATGACTCATTTTTCTACTGGTAGTGTTATTGCAACCATCATCTCCATCTACAGAGCACTCAAATACTCCCTTCGCAATGACATCAAAGAATTGAGCAAAACATCTTTAAATCTTCGTAGGCACTAGCCCTAGGGTTAACTCAACTCAATGAAAAGCTCAACTTAGACCTTCTCTTGGCGGCACTCATTACACTCAGTTGCAATGCAATCGCTAGCCAAACTTCTACTTGTAGGCGCGCTCTGGTTCCCTCTGAGCGCATCTGCTCTTTTTGATCAATGCAAAGATCAGTTTCCAAATCAACAAATTCCCAGTACGCATCAAGTTGGACGCGACCTTTGCTTTGATGATTTCGCCATCTACTACTCACCTATCGATAAAAAACCGATTTACACCGTCGAGAAATTAAATGCTGAGCAGTTTCAGGCGCCCCATCCCCGTCGGACTAACCGTTTTTACGAGGAGGCTAGACTCCCTTTTCATGAGCGCTCCCTGCTAGCGGACTATCGAGGTAGCGGCTTTGACCGCGGGCATAACGTTCCGGCTGGAGATATGACGCGTGAGCGAGGGATGGCCCAATCCTTCTCTCTAGCGAACATGATGCCGCAAGCTAGACAAAATAATCAAGGTATCTGGGCCAAGCGGGTTGAAGAGCCTACTAGGATGTACATTAAACGTGCGCAGGGAGATATTTTTGTCTTTACCGGATCCGTTGGCCAGGCGGGCAGTATTGGGAAAAGCAAAGTGACTGTTCCAAGCCATCTATACAAACTAGTCTACGACCCTAGCAAAAAGATCGCCTGGGCCTACTGGGTAGAAAATACTGATGAGGCG is drawn from Polynucleobacter arcticus and contains these coding sequences:
- a CDS encoding DUF6352 family protein, with translation MTNFWPHSPYKTLLVGSDNQLLVTDEFLRTYLLRPELNLVPESCSAERALHQRLSENPRAVITDQEIAAMADPDIQVNYQVWLRYRSKLLAASSLENFYMSLFKGEGVDVPPLFISQLAQIFIRHILGEECHPLDARMGELFFRTQKISVLEEGVVMGADDEVVTQNAQAGETGNIMDLLKGKSMSMRSIDLDVLHEENADLYWDKDEDHDFAVQLNFGQPPINHFCRVLEKWIQHFLGPQVRITPMQQITDPKWSWHVGLDASATDILNKLYNKEPVDSDELEKVICLFRLDFIDEAAVTQSQAGKPVYMCIAMNNEKQLKLKPQNLLFNLPLAKS
- a CDS encoding FKBP-type peptidyl-prolyl cis-trans isomerase, with the translated sequence MSELKQIDTVVGEGKEAVAGNHVDVHYTGWLFDEKAADHKGQKFDSSLDRGQLFSFPLGAGHVIKGWDQGVQGMKIGGKRTLIIPAEMGYGARGAGGVIPPNATLIFDVELHGVN
- a CDS encoding transglycosylase SLT domain-containing protein codes for the protein MIKSFSTTLSDMQLVQPATAGAKALLAHALSPVYRVLNGLLIMTVFMIVGLWLSGNGTQAGAFDLARILVPDEARVMVWQNGFGMLDQYQEETPRALADKEIATVIYGKASATPGVGLMSAKQQTVALLMPSVAKAQVRPISHLSDRIPTSKIDPQALDSKLMVSIQNQRAVADFFEKKYKLDRAKIEEYVSNTVLIAKEVNIDPVLLLAVISVESNFNPLIKSHAGAEGLMQVMTSIHKDKYALYGGETDAVKPEVNIRVGAYILKYLIATTGSLRSGLKYYVGAANAENDGGYADKVMAERNRLISLCQPTAPSKLTLNGKALRS
- a CDS encoding DNA/RNA non-specific endonuclease, whose protein sequence is MQSLAKLLLVGALWFPLSASALFDQCKDQFPNQQIPSTHQVGRDLCFDDFAIYYSPIDKKPIYTVEKLNAEQFQAPHPRRTNRFYEEARLPFHERSLLADYRGSGFDRGHNVPAGDMTRERGMAQSFSLANMMPQARQNNQGIWAKRVEEPTRMYIKRAQGDIFVFTGSVGQAGSIGKSKVTVPSHLYKLVYDPSKKIAWAYWVENTDEAQMNPPISYQELVQKTGVDFHLPVDLIDNRASARAQ